The sequence TTCGTCCATCAAAAATGCAATTCAACTTTTCTTTCAGATACGTTATTTCGAAGCTTTCCATTGGCAATGGATTACCCGTATGCCGGTTACATTCGGTGAAATCAATCCCAGCCTCGTGAGCACGTTGGCATGTCTTGATGTATGCCTGCATGATCCCGGCGAATTCAATGAATGGATGATTGTTAACGCCAATAGCTTGCCGATAAAAATCGTCCACAATGACATCCATTTTCTTTAGCGCAATTTCACGTTCTTCTTTACTAAGCATTTTTCGCCCTCAACACTAATTGTTAGTTGACCATGCCTCTATTTCGCTCATTTTGTGTTTACCTTTTAGGAATGATTTTCAATGAAATTTTCTACGCTATAGCGCAAGGTATTCAAATGTTCATTCGGGAATTTATCTGCCTTATTCTTGGAAAGGGAATGCCAAAACCGATAATGGGCTTTGTTATCAACCGCTTGATCCTTATCCCCATCCAGAGAAAGGGTTGAGGGATTATTGACATGGGAGAAGGCGCTATCGAACATGACCGATTCCCAAGCCTTGATCTGATCGATGCCACACTCATTGGGCAACGTCGCTGACCCCGTACACACGTTGCCATTGGTATACACGTTCATTAACGGCGCTTGGTAAAGCTTTGTTTTGGCACTGACCCTGCCATTGGTTTTCAACGCCGCCACAGCCAGCTTGCCATTACGATTCGCCACCATCAGCAACCTTGGCCAAGGCACATCGATCTTTTTCATTGGCATCCCGGTAATATTGAACAGCATGGGGCGAACCTTAGCTGGCACTGTCCAGGCAATATGGGTTTCGGAAATCGACACGACATTCGGCGGCAACAGGCTTACTTTTCGCTTACCCATTTCCAGCATCGACCGCAAAACCGACTCCACATCATCTTTGGACATTAAGCGGCCGGCGCCGATAATGGATTCCCCTTGCTCGTTGATCACGAAATCGTGCATCGACGCCAGAAAATCACCTGATCGATACTGGGAATAGCCACTTGAAAGCGCTTTGGCCTGATGAATCAGGAGGGCGTGTTTCTGCACGATGCTCGGCTTTTCGACTTGGTAGAACTGGAAAAAATCGTTAAGCTTCAACTTGGGCCTCCAAATCAGCATTGATCACCTCGGCCAATCGAATCAACCCTCTCGACTTGGCCAACAAGGTCAGTCTCTCACCGACTTCCGAACATGCAAGCGGATTCAATCGAATGATGCTTTCCGGGTTTTCACCTGTTTGAGCCATATCGTTATAAACTTCCGACACCACAGACTCTTCCCAATCAAAGCCGCATCCGATGACATGACCATAGTCCAGATGCACATCCCCATGATTATTATCGCAGGGTGATATTCTACATTCGGAGGCTTTTAGTCCGAACTTTTCAATCCACTTACAAACCTTGATCGTTTCCCGAACGAACTTGACCCAAGGATTCTGATAGATGGCCTGATTTGATTTTCGCCAACTGACCAGCATTCGCCTGATATCACGGATTTCCGGCAACGCTCCGAACATCGATTTGCAGTTATTGGTTAA comes from Methylicorpusculum oleiharenae and encodes:
- a CDS encoding PRTRC system protein B: MKLNDFFQFYQVEKPSIVQKHALLIHQAKALSSGYSQYRSGDFLASMHDFVINEQGESIIGAGRLMSKDDVESVLRSMLEMGKRKVSLLPPNVVSISETHIAWTVPAKVRPMLFNITGMPMKKIDVPWPRLLMVANRNGKLAVAALKTNGRVSAKTKLYQAPLMNVYTNGNVCTGSATLPNECGIDQIKAWESVMFDSAFSHVNNPSTLSLDGDKDQAVDNKAHYRFWHSLSKNKADKFPNEHLNTLRYSVENFIENHS